Sequence from the Argentina anserina chromosome 7, drPotAnse1.1, whole genome shotgun sequence genome:
TGTTGAAAACTGGAAGAATTAATACTCAAACTGGTCTAGATCTGCAGCAGGTATTGACTTCTTGCTTAGCTTATTAACATAGCTATCGTACTAAATGCATAACATACAATAGTTTCTTACTAATTATAGATACTAGAGTGGTGTTTGGTTGTGGTCTTCTGGTCCTCAACTAGGTGCTTGAGTGACACAAAAAAGAGTTCTACTTCTGATATGAAAATCGAGAGGTCAAGGGTAATATACTTATTAGGGGCTACCAAGTCTACTAGTTTTTCCTGGTTTTATATCAATTTCTGTATATAATTAGCTTCTCAATTGTTTTCTGTATATTACAGGGGTTGTGTCAATTGACTCTGAATTATTAAGGTTGTGCCAATCAAGTCTGTTTCTCTACTTACCTTGGTTCTTTTTACAAGCACTATTGGAAGTAATCTGAATGGAGTCACAAAAAGTCGAATAGGCCTGATTTTTGCTATATTATGTAGTTTCATTTTGCACACTGATCACAAAAGGTTCTGTGTAGGTAACCCCAGTAGTTCGGAGAGTGAAATGACATAAAAGCATGATATGAAATGAATTCTAACCTGCGCTTTATTTCAGTTTTCTGTCTTTTTCTCTATGGTGTGAGGTATATTTTCTTGTTAGGGGAATTCATTTGttagtaaatataaaatggGATGGAaccttcattttttcattgtTAAACAAATATGACAATATTCATGTCGGGAAGAATTTACAAAAGTTGATTAACTGTCACTATCAAATATCAAACTTTCCTATTATTGATATACTGCAAGCATTCTACTctgttttaccaaaaagtTGCTCGTTTAATTTCTTCTAACGTTTTGTTTTATAAATACATTTTAGAGGGCTGGCTTTTCAGTTCAGGCAGAAAGGCTTAACTTTTTGCGTTTTCTATCGCATTTTCGTGCTGTTCATCGAGGGGCTTCCTTTGCTGGGCTTCGTACCACAAGTGTTCGGAAATTGCTTCCTGAGTAAGTATTGTTTTTTAGGCTCTTCAGAATTCACTTGTTGATtattattcattttttttcttttacttgcaGATCTTGGGGTTTCCTTTGCCCTGTGCACACACCTGATGGAGAGCCATGTGGCTTGTTGAACCATATGACACGCACTTGTAGTAAGTTTTTCACATTTTAGAGAATTCATTACTTTAAATAAAAAGTTGGGTTAATCGAAAACCAATTGTACTAGTTGGTAATTCCCTACTGTGTATTTACTGTGTCATGTCTAATTGTGGCTCAAGCATTTAGCCGATAACTTTGGTATGTGTTGGGGCATAACTTCTGGTCAAGCAGTGTCTCAACTGTTACGATACAATTCTACTCAAATAGAGCCATTTCCAGAGAAATTTGCAAGATATCATTGCTTGAATAAACACTGATGTGTGCATTCTAATAAGCTGCAAATTAATGTGGATGTGTTTTAGTATTCTTTATTGattattcttttttgttatttgtgaCCACCAGTGACTCATTTCATCATACTTGTTTCAGGAATTACATCGTACTTTGATGCACAAGGGAACATTAAAGATTTCTCTAAGATTCGAATGTCTATTCTTAATGTTCTGATTGAAATGGGAATGATACCATCACTGCCAATGTTGGTTCATGAGGGTCTTCCTGCCAATCTTTCTGTTCTTTTAGATGGTCGAGTTGTTGGTTATATATCTTCCACTCAAGTTGAGAAAGTTGTGGCTCATTTAAGGAAGCTGAAAGTGTCGGCTGCTTCTGTGGTCTGTTTTTTTCTCcttaatttcattattttttgttcTAAGCATCTTAAACTGTATGATGTTTATTACATTTCTACTGATGGAAAAAATGATATATGCCTCAGATTCCAGATGACTTGGAAGTGGGATATGTTCCTCTCAGCATGGGTGGGGCATATCCTGGTCTGTACCTTTTCACAAATCCTTCAAGATTTATTCGGCCAGTTAAGAATATTTCAGTTCCTGGTGTTGAAGGTCAAAATATTGAACTCATTGGGCCCTTTGAACAGGTTAATACTCAATTTTAGATCAAAGTTCTTACCTTGATAAGAATTACTTGTGATCATGAGGTCCTTGCTTTGATCACAAGATGCTAGGGATCTAAATATATGATTAACTGCTGCATTTCTTGCTATATTAGGTGTTTATGGAAATACAATGTCCTGATGGTCGAGACGGTGGAAGGAAAGATTCATTCCCTGCAACCCATGAAGAAATTCATCCAACTGGGATGCTAAGTGTTGTTGCTAATCTTACTCCCTGGTCAGAACATAATCAAAGTCCACGAAATATGTACCAGTGTCAGGTTCTTATCTGTTTGGCCCTTCAGTCTCTTTGTTATTAATCTTTATAATGTTTTTGCTCTTTGTTAAATTGGTTACTGTGACATTTGTTACATTCCTTTTCTTTATCTTTTATTATAGATGGCAAAACAAACAATGGGGTTTTCTCTACAAGCGCTACGCAATCGTGCAGATCAGAAGTTGTATCATCTAAAGGTTAGTTATCTTCATTTGGTTTCTTTCATTCTACTTTCTTGTTAAAAATAAAGAAGGAAATCATGTCATACATTCACTGCTCTCAAGTATTTGAGCATAACTTACCCAAAAGACAAGGCTTGTGGGTTGGGCAGCATTGCTTTACTGGAGGGGGAATATAATGATCTCCCTTAAAAGGAGGAGAGTTCTTATCAGGCATATGTAGAACATGGTTAATTAATACGAAAGTTATTAGTGCTGTGCATGATATTGGTATTTGGGCTTTGTTTTTATTCCTCTGCTGTAGCTTCCAATTGATATACAACTATCTCCCTGAACTCATACCGTAATAGtctttttttaagtttttctTATGGACTCGgcctttttctctcttcttgttTAATGTCACTGCATGATTGTTCTTATTATAATTGCACCTTTTTTGTGCAAGAAATGCATGTACCAGAATACTGGTTGTGTTAATTAACATGTCTGTTATATGTTTGTGTGCTACAACATAATCATTACTACTCATCACTTGTTTTTATGGCTCTTTAAATCTCACCCTAATTCATTGTTTTGTTGAAAATTGCTCATTGTTAGACTCCTCAGTCTCCCATCGTCCGCacaaaaacatatacaaattaCTGTGTAGATGAATATCCGACGGGCACAAATGCAATCGTTGCTGTACTGTCATATACTGGGTAAGAATTTTGTCCATAACATATGTTAATCTTTTCTAGCATTTGTGAATCTTGTGTCTTATGACATGTAGGTATGATATGGAGGATGCTATGATTCTAAGCAAGTCATCTGTAGATCGCGGAATGTTTCATGGACTAGTATACCAGGTTTGTCACAAAGCTAtacaagattttttttatatagatGGATTTGGGTATGTGTTATGATCACCTAAACTACCTAAATAACTCTCTTGGGCTTCAAATTTTCCTAaagataattattattatataaatacCGCCAAACTATGGTGTCCATccatattctctctctctctctctctcacacacacaaatTGATATTAGTAGATGTATGAACTGGGTGTGTGGGGTTTTTTTTGTGGTTAAACATGTGCTTATACTGATCCAATAATGGGTTTTGGCAGACGGAATCCGTTGACTTGTCTGATCAAAAGAGTAGGTCGGGATCCCAGCGATCGTTCAAGAGAAGTGTTACTAATAAGTCGCATCATTCTTTGATCGATTCAGATGGTCTTCCTTATGTGGGTCAGGTTAGATTTCTGTTAGGGTTTTCACCTTTCCAGCATAGCATCGTGTTTTCTATATTTGTTAGAACCTGATAATTGCAATTTTTGCTCACTTTAAGCTCGCCATAGCATAATTTTGTATTGACCTTGATCTTTGTTTAATTTCAGACAATAAATCCAGATGAACCCTATTATAGCACTTACAATGAGGTAACAGGTGAGATAAAAACGACCAAAAGAAAGGGGTCAGAACCTGCTTTTGTTGACTATGTTGCTATTGATGGGAAGAAGCACCTTCAGAAGGTGAGTTGACAACATTCTTATGCTGGAGATTGAGTTTCATACAATATTATAAGATAATATCTCAAGCAGAACCAAGAGTGAACTAATAGCAGCTTCACTATAGACACAAAGAGATATATCAAATTTTCAACCTTGAAAAGCCAAAGCTTTTTGTCAATTTTTCTCACCGGTAGCACATTTTCATTCCCAACCCTGGCCCTCTTCCCCCAAATATGTTTTCTTATTCTGCAAGGGGTCAAattgttttatatattaattcgatatagtggaatatactGGGGCTATATTGATTATCATAGTTATTGTGCAACCCATAGGTCAATCAATGTTGAAAGAAAAGCATAATTCTATGTTGCAGGCTTACATTTCCCGTGTTGTCTTTCAATCTTCTTTTGGAGCAGGTGAACATACGGTTTCGGCACCCTAGAAACCCTATAATAGGCGATAAATTTAGCAGCCGACATGGACAGAAAGGAGTTTGCTCCCAGTTGTGGCCTGACATTGATATGCCTTTTTCTGGAGTTACAGGAATGCGCCCAGATCTTATTATCAATCCACATGCATTTCCTTCAAGAATGACAATAGCCATGCTTTTGGAGTCAGTGGCTGCAAAGGTACCCTGGACTTGTACAAATCATGTTTTAAAGTTTGCTGATACCCTTATAGGGTACTAATATTGGTACTTGGCAGACACCTAATATACTGTCACTATATTTATCCCACTTCAAAACCTGACCCAGCACAATTCAAAACAAGCAATGAGAGCCTAGAGTTTGATTTTAAAAAGCATGCTGCAGGGTCTTTTCTATTTGACCATGAAAAAGACGTGTGTTTTAGAAATACTTTTACTAAGGGTCTAAGGCTTAGTTTGGTATTGAGGTTTGAGCAAATAAGCACTTATTATTACCATTACGAGTTAATTGTCTTGTTGGCAAGTTTTTTATAAGGTGcttatttgtgaaatttaatttaaataaCCATGATTTCATAAAACATGTGGGATATTGCTTATTTAAAACTCaggatttctgtttttgattattttcacTTCAAATCCAAATTAAGTCTAAAAGATCCCAGGTGCTTAATTGCCATTGTAATTTAATCACAACTTGATACCATCAAGTAATTCAAAATTCATGGaccaaaaattataaattgatACCATGATGATACTATCTGTGTGATTCCTTTTTTTGTACATTGTCAGTATATGCTCCACTGCTTTTGTTATAAATGGAGTAGATTTAGTTCATTCGTAGGCTGCAGTTTTAAGTATTATGTTTAGAATTGTAGAAGAGTTGTAATATTTTCTGAGATGTTTTCTCACCACAGGGTGGTAGCTTACATGGAAAATATGTTGATGCGACTCCATTTGCTAATTCAGAGAAGAAAGATAATGAAGGAACCAATGGAGAGAAATCCAAAACTCTTGTTGATGAACTTGGTGAAATGTTAAAGGTTAAAGGGTTTAACTACCATGGTGCAGAGGTATTGTACAGTGGTGTCTACGGAACAGAACTCACGTGTGAAATTTTTATCGGTCCTGTTTACTATCAGCGATTACGGCACATGGTTTCAGACAAATTTCAGGTTTAAGATTCTCGGGATAACAACTTTCATGGATCATGGTTCTCTCTGCTTTTGACTATAGGTTTCTTTTCTAATGCTTCTGTTCAACATGCAGGTTCGTGCTACGGGAATGGTAGATCAAGTCACACGGCAGCCTATAAAAGGACGAAAACGAGGTGGTGGTATACGTTTTGGTGAAATGGAGAGAGACTCCTTGCTTGCACATGGGGCAGCATATCTGCTGCACGATAGACTTCATACATGTTCCGATTATCACATTGCTGATGTATGTTCCCTTTGTGGATCCATACTAACAACCTCATCAGTCCAGCCACAAGTACGGGTTCGTGAAATACCCGGCTTGCCCCCTATGAGAGCTCCCAAGAAGGTGATTTGCCTAGCATGTAAGACAAGTAAAGGGATGGAGACAGTTGCAATGCCTTATGTCTTTAGATATTTGGCTGCTGAGTTAGCAGCTATGAACATAAAACTGAACCTCCAGTTGAGCAATGCAAGCGGAGCTTGAAATCAAGAACCTAAAATCTCAAGCGACTGAACAGTACGGTAAAATGTCACTCAAGTTGGGTAGAGGGTGGACCGGAATCTCTGCCCCTTGGAACAAGCTTAGGAATAGAGCTAGCGAGttttgaaatatgtatgtccACTAATGAGTAATACAATATTGTCGCGGAGTAGAGAGATTTGTTGGAGCGGCCTCGGTAGTTAGATATGAATGAATGAAAGGttggagggagggagggacTTTAGTTTTTGTAGGTTGTGCTTAGATCTTCACATATTCATATTTATGAGCTCTTTCTGTTTACTTCATTAATTTTAGTTTGGATTGCTGATTGATCCATATACGTATACCGGAGTACTGAACAGATAGAAGAATAGAATCTTCTAGAGTAATTTTCAGAACTTGACGTATTAACATTGTGAGACTGAGAGCAGTGCTGGTAGTTTGGGTGATCAATGAATACATACATTGATCCACATCACCCCGATGACCCTTGGAAATTTTCCCATCAACAGATGGACTCGCGATTACGAGTTGTGATATTTATACGACGTAATCAAATCTGATCTCCACAAACTCTGTCCCGACACTTTTTTCACAATCTCTGTATATTCTTCGACAGCAtcatttgtgatttgtgagAGAAGAAAGGGACTGAATTATGATTCAATAGTATTGCTGCTCTTGCCTAATTTTTCCTTTAAGGGTAAGCGTGGACCTTAATATATTTCAACCTAGTGTTGGATCTTTCGTTCTGAACCTGTTCTTGGTTTTTATTTAGATTGTCTTCAACTTCAACCTTCCTTCCAATGCCCATCTCCACTACAAACACTTTCACCATTGTCACcattttttctctattttttgcCTGGTTACACTGAATATATGGACGAAAGGGAGGCAGATGGTTTGAAAACCCATATCAAAGAAAGCATGCATATAAAAACACGACTAGGTCCTTCAATTACAATCTTGTACATCACGTCATCACTGgcctttttatttatttatttgagttcaGATAATATCTTCTAGCTCTTAGTTTTGTGATAAAACCAGGACTCTGACCCTATGTAGATATCcaatataatattgaattgaattcaCGTATGAATATATGATTCTATTTCGATCTTACGTTATGGGATTACAAGTTGGGTCCAAACTAGCTAGGATTCTTAAGCCTATTTATCGGGTACCAGACTACCAgtatcaaattcaattcagCCACGTTTTCATACGACATAAttgcaaaaaaagaagaagagaaaagccATATGGTCAAGGTGGCCTGAGCTCCCTGCTGAACTAGTAGAGCTAATCATGAAAAAGCCAGCTTCAGTAGACATCCTTCGCTTTGAAGCTGTCTGCTTTTATTGGTATAAGACTGCAAAATCTTATATCTCCGCCCCATATTTCACGCTCGACATGCCTCAAACCCCATGGCTTATGATTCCTGGTGGTGAAGAAAACCATGTCCATCGCTTCTTCAACCCCGCAGAGTTCAAGTACTACACCATCAAAAACGCGTTTGGAGATATTCCTGATGCATGGTGTGTCGGTTCATGACATGGGTGGCTGGTCCTTATCGAGGTGAACGGAGCTGCTCGGCTTTTAAATCCGTTTTGTGGAGAAAAGATTGAACTCCCATCAATAGGAAAACCACTTCCAAACATGAGCAGGGCATATATCATCAAAGTTGTCACCTCCTcttttgaccaaaaaaaaagttgtcACCTCCTCAAAGCCACCACCTTTGTCGTCTTCCAGTAAGGACTTCGTTGTTGTAATAATTTACTATGATTTTCTGGACTTCTGGAGAACAAAACTGCTTGCTTTCTGGAAGCAGGGAGACAGTGTCGGAACCTCTTGGAGGCCAGAGGGGTGCATGGCCCCTCCGGTGAAGAACAGAAGATATGATATCATGCCTTGTTTCAAGGTGAAATTTCaagaggccaagaaggcaaatGGAAGTAATCTTCTGCAACAACTGGACGGTGGAAACTAATTTAactaaacacacacacacacatatatatatatatatcttacaTTTCATCCTAGgcgcgcgcacacacacacatatatatcttGCAATCAGTTTAGCTAATGATAGAAAAATCATCTATTCgtattttgattttcagtAAGATTTCTTTAACAATGTTGCTTCAACAAACTTAAAAATCAGTGCTCAAACATTAGTGTTAGGCTGTTAACTAATTTCTTTGGTAAAGTTCTtactacacacacacacacacacacatatatatcttGCATCAGTTTAGCTAATGATAGAAAAATCATCTATTCGTACTTAATGcttcaaactagaaatgaaagtaGTAGCTTTAGCAGTGACCGACTAGACTCTTATGATTTTCAGTAAGATTTCTTTAACAATGTTGCTTCAACAAACTTAAAAATCAGTGCTCAAACATTAGTGTTAGGCTGTTAACTAATTTCTTTGGTAAAGTTCTTACTACGTACATACCTTTTAACTAATCAATCACACAATCATTTGGTGCTTTACTGCAACAAACTGAAGAAATGAGCAGAAAAGGGTCTCCTCTGATGACAAGTGAGATCAAAGAGACTGATTTTATGATAAGAAAAACTATATTCTCTAGACATAACCAGCCCCATGATTGCAATCTAAAAATACCACAAAACACTATTACTTTGTAGTGGCGACGGGAGAGTGAATTTCCAAATTATACATAATTTGGATTAGGAGTAAAAGAGGTGCACAAAACAattgtcttttattttttgactTGCAAGTAATGTAGATGCTCCTACAAATACAACACACTTAGTTGAGTACGTTGACGCAAACTTGACGCAATTCCTAACTGACTGCTCTCCCGGAGGCACCTCTGATTTATCATTCATGTATCACATAGCTTCAATGGTTTAtgcaaatgagattggtaagATCAAAACATATATTTAATTGTTGGATATAAGATTATAGAAAACAGGTCACTGATATATAAATTCTATTCTCTTTAGGAGTGATTGACTAGAGTAACTTCAGTGTATCAACATATATTTGAGACAGTGGCGGATCTCTTTGGAGGACAGAGAGGGACATGGCCTCTCTAGCGAAAATtaattcttttcttaattaGGTTTTAATTACACAGTTAGTGATATGTTTAGTATAAATTGcctcttcaaaaaaaaatggcCCCTCCAAGATTATTTTTCAGGTTCTGCCACTGCAGGGAGATGATGCATGGACTGGCTTCGGCCAGATTGAAGACTATGATCATGCCATTATGTTCAACAGTACAAACGGCCAATTATCTGTATATGCAAAGGATGGCTCAGTTGAAGTTTGGGACCTGGGACAGCGTCTCCCTGTAAAAA
This genomic interval carries:
- the LOC126801981 gene encoding DNA-directed RNA polymerase I subunit 2 isoform X2, translating into MQQHKRRTAAEDLTHLRELFRHHIESFDYLVAAGLGVMLRDIKPVQVNNPLTGETLRIWFADDPILGRPLKDRSTEPLYPFECRQTRISYTGKLLADIYFQRGDKAPIREQFNFGQFPIMLMSKCCNLRGYDPQQLVSCKEESSEMGGYFILNGLERVIRPVILPKRNYLMSTVRNSFRDRKEGYTDKAVVIRCARDDQSSVTVKLYYLQNGSARLGVWIQGKEFLLPVGLILKALIDTPDSELYASLTCCYPAKNEKGKGAVGTQLVGERAQIIINEVVDLGLFTRSQCLEHIGEHFLPLMGGLENEPYSVVGDAVLKDYIFVHLDKNEDKFNLLIFMVQKLFSLMDQTSVLDNPDSLQNQEVLLPGHLITIYLKEKLEDWLQRTKKLLEDEIKKENNNINFGSVDSLKKVLDKNPTRQISSAIENMLKTGRINTQTGLDLQQRAGFSVQAERLNFLRFLSHFRAVHRGASFAGLRTTSVRKLLPESWGFLCPVHTPDGEPCGLLNHMTRTCRITSYFDAQGNIKDFSKIRMSILNVLIEMGMIPSLPMLVHEGLPANLSVLLDGRVVGYISSTQVEKVVAHLRKLKVSAASVIPDDLEVGYVPLSMGGAYPGLYLFTNPSRFIRPVKNISVPGVEGQNIELIGPFEQVFMEIQCPDGRDGGRKDSFPATHEEIHPTGMLSVVANLTPWSEHNQSPRNMYQCQMAKQTMGFSLQALRNRADQKLYHLKSPIVRTKTYTNYCVDEYPTGTNAIVAVLSYTGYDMEDAMILSKSSVDRGMFHGLVYQTESVDLSDQKSRSGSQRSFKRSVTNKSHHSLIDSDGLPYVGQTINPDEPYYSTYNEVTGEIKTTKRKGSEPAFVDYVAIDGKKHLQKVNIRFRHPRNPIIGDKFSSRHGQKGVCSQLWPDIDMPFSGVTGMRPDLIINPHAFPSRMTIAMLLESVAAKGGSLHGKYVDATPFANSEKKDNEGTNGEKSKTLVDELGEMLKVKGFNYHGAEVLYSGVYGTELTCEIFIGPVYYQRLRHMVSDKFQVRATGMVDQVTRQPIKGRKRGGGIRFGEMERDSLLAHGAAYLLHDRLHTCSDYHIADVCSLCGSILTTSSVQPQVRVREIPGLPPMRAPKKVICLACKTSKGMETVAMPYVFRYLAAELAAMNIKLNLQLSNASGA
- the LOC126801981 gene encoding DNA-directed RNA polymerase I subunit 2 isoform X1, which translates into the protein MQQHKRRTAAEDLTHLRELFRHHIESFDYLVAAGLGVMLRDIKPVQVNNPLTGETLRIWFADDPILGRPLKDRSTEPLYPFECRQTRISYTGKLLADIYFQRGDKAPIREQFNFGQFPIMLMSKCCNLRGYDPQQLVSCKEESSEMGGYFILNGLERVIRPVILPKRNYLMSTVRNSFRDRKEGYTDKAVVIRCARDDQSSVTVKLYYLQNGSARLGVWIQGKEFLLPVGLILKALIDTPDSELYASLTCCYPAKNEKGKGAVGTQLVGERAQIIINEVVDLGLFTRSQCLEHIGEHFLPLMGGLENEPYSVVGDAVLKDYIFVHLDKNEDKFNLLIFMVQKLFSLMDQTSVLDNPDSLQNQEVLLPGHLITIYLKEKLEDWLQRTKKLLEDEIKKENNNINFGSVDSLKKVLDKNPTRQISSAIENMLKTGRINTQTGLDLQQRAGFSVQAERLNFLRFLSHFRAVHRGASFAGLRTTSVRKLLPESWGFLCPVHTPDGEPCGLLNHMTRTCRITSYFDAQGNIKDFSKIRMSILNVLIEMGMIPSLPMLVHEGLPANLSVLLDGRVVGYISSTQVEKVVAHLRKLKVSAASVIPDDLEVGYVPLSMGGAYPGLYLFTNPSRFIRPVKNISVPGVEGQNIELIGPFEQVFMEIQCPDGRDGGRKDSFPATHEEIHPTGMLSVVANLTPWSEHNQSPRNMYQCQMAKQTMGFSLQALRNRADQKLYHLKTPQSPIVRTKTYTNYCVDEYPTGTNAIVAVLSYTGYDMEDAMILSKSSVDRGMFHGLVYQTESVDLSDQKSRSGSQRSFKRSVTNKSHHSLIDSDGLPYVGQTINPDEPYYSTYNEVTGEIKTTKRKGSEPAFVDYVAIDGKKHLQKVNIRFRHPRNPIIGDKFSSRHGQKGVCSQLWPDIDMPFSGVTGMRPDLIINPHAFPSRMTIAMLLESVAAKGGSLHGKYVDATPFANSEKKDNEGTNGEKSKTLVDELGEMLKVKGFNYHGAEVLYSGVYGTELTCEIFIGPVYYQRLRHMVSDKFQVRATGMVDQVTRQPIKGRKRGGGIRFGEMERDSLLAHGAAYLLHDRLHTCSDYHIADVCSLCGSILTTSSVQPQVRVREIPGLPPMRAPKKVICLACKTSKGMETVAMPYVFRYLAAELAAMNIKLNLQLSNASGA
- the LOC126801981 gene encoding DNA-directed RNA polymerase I subunit 2 isoform X3, with amino-acid sequence MSTVRNSFRDRKEGYTDKAVVIRCARDDQSSVTVKLYYLQNGSARLGVWIQGKEFLLPVGLILKALIDTPDSELYASLTCCYPAKNEKGKGAVGTQLVGERAQIIINEVVDLGLFTRSQCLEHIGEHFLPLMGGLENEPYSVVGDAVLKDYIFVHLDKNEDKFNLLIFMVQKLFSLMDQTSVLDNPDSLQNQEVLLPGHLITIYLKEKLEDWLQRTKKLLEDEIKKENNNINFGSVDSLKKVLDKNPTRQISSAIENMLKTGRINTQTGLDLQQRAGFSVQAERLNFLRFLSHFRAVHRGASFAGLRTTSVRKLLPESWGFLCPVHTPDGEPCGLLNHMTRTCRITSYFDAQGNIKDFSKIRMSILNVLIEMGMIPSLPMLVHEGLPANLSVLLDGRVVGYISSTQVEKVVAHLRKLKVSAASVIPDDLEVGYVPLSMGGAYPGLYLFTNPSRFIRPVKNISVPGVEGQNIELIGPFEQVFMEIQCPDGRDGGRKDSFPATHEEIHPTGMLSVVANLTPWSEHNQSPRNMYQCQMAKQTMGFSLQALRNRADQKLYHLKTPQSPIVRTKTYTNYCVDEYPTGTNAIVAVLSYTGYDMEDAMILSKSSVDRGMFHGLVYQTESVDLSDQKSRSGSQRSFKRSVTNKSHHSLIDSDGLPYVGQTINPDEPYYSTYNEVTGEIKTTKRKGSEPAFVDYVAIDGKKHLQKVNIRFRHPRNPIIGDKFSSRHGQKGVCSQLWPDIDMPFSGVTGMRPDLIINPHAFPSRMTIAMLLESVAAKGGSLHGKYVDATPFANSEKKDNEGTNGEKSKTLVDELGEMLKVKGFNYHGAEVLYSGVYGTELTCEIFIGPVYYQRLRHMVSDKFQVRATGMVDQVTRQPIKGRKRGGGIRFGEMERDSLLAHGAAYLLHDRLHTCSDYHIADVCSLCGSILTTSSVQPQVRVREIPGLPPMRAPKKVICLACKTSKGMETVAMPYVFRYLAAELAAMNIKLNLQLSNASGA